In one Dama dama isolate Ldn47 chromosome 5, ASM3311817v1, whole genome shotgun sequence genomic region, the following are encoded:
- the FGA gene encoding fibrinogen alpha chain has translation MFSVRDLCLVLSLVGAVQAADGSDPASSEFLAEGGGVRGPRLVERQQSTCKETGWPFCADEDWGEKCPSGCRMKGLIDEVNQDFTSRINKLRDSLFNYQKNNKDSNTLTKNIVELLGGDFAKANNNDNTFNQVSEDLRSRIEILRRKVIEQVQYINLLQKNVRDQLVDMKRLEVDIDIKIRSCKGSCSRALEHKVDLEDYKDQQKKLEQVIAIDLLPSRDVQYLPLIKMSAVTGPVSREFKKQLQEVPSEWKALLEMQQTKMVLETFGGDGHARGDSVSQGTGLAPERPRRPGTSSIGNVNPGSYGPGGSGTWNTGRPEPGSAGTWNTGHPKPGSAGTWNTGRPEPGSAGTWNTGRPEPGSAGTWNTGRPEPGSAGTWNTGSSGSSSFRPDSSGHGNTRPSSPDWGTFREEGSVSSGIKKEFHTGKLVTTKGEKELLIGNEGVSSGHTTTTRRSCSKVITKTVTNADGHTETTKEVVKSEDGSDCGDADLDWHRTLSVRGNLDDFFSRNNDGFFTHKLHEFDGKTGLESGVPALEEFGSSSGKTSTQSKQFVSSSTTINRGGSAIESKSFKMADEAESVEDLGLKGAHATQKGHAKARPARGIHTSPLGKPSPTP, from the exons ATGTTTTCCGTGAGGGACCTCTGCCTGGTCCTGAGTTTGGTGGGTGCAGTTCAG GCAGCAGATGGTAGTGATCCTGCCAGTAGTGAATTTCTAGCTGAAGGAGGAGGGGTGCGTGGCCCAAGACTTGTGGAAAGACAGCAATCTACCTGCAAAGAGACAGGCTGGCCCTTCTGCGCTGATGAAGACTGG GGTGAAAAATGCCCTTCTGGCTGCAGGATGAAAGGGTTGATTGATGAAGTCAATCAAGATTTTACAAGCAGAATAAATAAACTAAGAGATTCACTATTTAATTATCAGAAGAACAATAAAGACTCTAATACACTGACCAAGAACATAGTGGAACTTTTGGGAGGGGATTTTGCCAAAGCTAACA ACAATGATAATACATTTAACCAAGTATCAGAAGATCTGAGAAGCAGAATTGAGATCCTGAGGCGCAAAGTCATAGAACAAGTACAATATATCAACCTTCTGCAGAAAAATGTCAGAGATCAACTGGTAGATATGAAACGATTGGAG GTGGACATTGATATTAAGATCCGATCTTGCAAAGGGTCATGCAGTAGGGCTCTAGAACATAAGGTAGATCTGGAGGACTATAAAGATCAGCAGAAGAAACTTGAACAGGTTATTGCCATAGACTTACTTCCCTCTAGAGACGTTCAATACTTACCACTGATAAAAATGAGTGCAGTTACAGGCCCTGTTTCTAGAGAGTTCAAGAAGCAGCTTCAAGAGGTCCCTTCAGAATGGAAGGCACTGTTGGAAATGCAGCAGACGAAAATGGTGTTGGAAACTTTTGGTGGAGACGGACATGCCAGAGGAGACTCTGTATCTCAAGGAACAGGATTAGCACCAGAAAGGCCCAGGAGGCCTGGAACCAGTAGTATTGGAAATGTGAACCCTGGGAGCTATGGACCTGGAGGTAGTGGCACCTGGAACACCGGCCGCCCCGAGCCTGGAAGTGCTGGCACCTGGAACACCGGCCACCCCAAGCCTGGAAGTGCTGGCACCTGGAACACCGGCCGCCCCGAGCCCGGAAGTGCTGGCACCTGGAACACCGGCCGCCCCGAGCCCGGAAGTGCTGGCACCTGGAACACCGGCCGCCCCGAGCCTGGAAGTGCTGGCACCTGGAATACTGGAAGCTCTGGATCTTCAAGTTTTAGGCCAGATAGCTCAGGTCATGGGAACACTAGGCCTTCCAGCCCAGACTGGGGTACCTTTAGAGAGGAAGGAAGTGTAAGTTCAGGGATAAAGAAAGAGTTCCACACAGGTAAACTTGTCACtactaaaggagaaaaagagcTTCTGATTGGTAATGAGGGGGTCTCCTCTGGTCACACAACCACCACTCGTCGTTCATGCTCTAAAGTCATTACAAAGACTGTTACAAATGCTGACGGTCACACAGAAACGACCAAAGAAGTGGTAAAGTCTGAAGATGGTTCTGACTGTGGTGATGCAGACTTAGACTGGCACCGTACTTTGTCTGTGAGGGGTAACCTAGATGATTTCTTTTCTAGAAACAATGATGGTTTCTTCACCCATAAGTTACACGAGTTTGACGGTAAGACAGGCTTAGAATCTGGTGTTCCAGCCTTAGAGGAATTTGGCTCTTCCAGTGGTAAAACTTCAACTCAGAGCAAACAGTTTGTAAGCAGTAGCACAACTATCAACAGAGGTGGCTCCGCGATTGAAAGCAAGAGCTTTAAAATGGCAGATGAGGCCGAAAGCGTAGAGGATCTTGGCCTTAAAGGAGCACATGCCACCCAGAAAGGCCATGCTAAAGCTCGTCCTGCCAGAGGTATCCACACTTCTCCTTTGGGGAAGCCTTCCCCGACCCCCTAG
- the FGG gene encoding fibrinogen gamma chain, with protein sequence MSWSSHPPSVIYFYILSLLSSACLAYVATRDNCCILDERFGSYCPTTCGVADFLSNYQTSVDKDLQNLEGILYQVENKTSEARELVKAIQISYNPDEPSKPNKIESATKNSKRMMEEIMKYETLIATHESTIRFLQEMYNSNNQKISNLKQKVVQLEAKCQEPCQDTVKIHDVTGRDCQEVANKGAKESGLYFIRPLKAKQQFLVYCEIDGSGNGWTVFQKRLDGSVDFKKNWIQYKEGFGHLSPTGNTEFWLGNEKIHLISTQSTIPYVLRIQLEDWNGRTSTADYASFKLTGENDKYRLTYAYFIGGDAGDAFDGYDFGDDSSDKFFTSHNGMQFSTWDSDNDKYDGNCAEQDGSGWWMNKCHAGHLNGVYYQGGTYSKTSTPNGYDNGIIWATWKSRWYSMKKTTMKIIPFNRIAIGEGQQHHLGGAKQVGAEHHVEIEYD encoded by the exons ATGAGTTGGTCCTCGCACCCTCCGAGTGTAATCTACTTCTACATTCTTTCATTGCTCTCTTCAGCATGCCTGGCA TATGTTGCTACCCGAGACAACTGCTGCATCTTAGATGAAAGATTT GGTAGTTATTGCCCAACTACCTGTGGAGTTGCAGATTTCCTGTCTAATTACCAAACCAGTGTAGACAAGGATCTACAAAATTTGGAAGGCATCTTATATCAGGTTGAGAACAAAACATCAGAAGCCAGAGAGCTGGTCAAAGCAATCCAAATCAGCTATAACCCTGATGAACCATCAAAGCCAA ATAAGATAGAGAGTGCTACCAAGAATTCCAAGAGAATGATggaagaaattatgaaatatGAAACATTGATAGCAACACATGAATCAACAATTCG atttttgcaGGAAATGTATAACTCAAATAATCAAAAAATCAGTAACCTAAAACAGAAAGTGGTCCAGCTTGAAGCAAAGTGTCAAGAGCCTTGTCAAGATACAGTGAAAATACATGATGTAACTGGGAGAG attgccAAGAGGTTGCCAATAAGGGGGCCAAAGAGAGTGGACTTTACTTTATCAGACCTCTGAAAGCTAAGCAGCAGTTCTTAGTCTACTGTGAAATTGATGGGTCTGGAAATGGATGGACTGTGTTTCAGAAG AGGCTTGACGGCAGTGTGGATTTCAAGAAAAACTGGATTCAATATAAAGAAGGGTTTGGACATCTGTCTCCTACTGGAAACACAGAATTTTGGCTGGGAAATGAGAAGATTCATTTGATAAGCACACAGTCTACCATCCCTTATGTATTAAGAATACAGTTGGAGGACTGGAATGGCAGAACCAG CACTGCAGACTATGCTTCATTCAAGTTAACAGGTGAAAATGACAAATACCGCCTGACATATGCTTATTTCATTGGTGGAGATGCTGGAGATGCATTTGATGGCTATGATTTTGGTGATGATTCTAGTGACAAGTTTTTCACATCCCATAATGGCATGCAGTTCAGTACCTGGGACAGTGACAATGATAAGTATGATGGCAACTGTGCTGAACAGGATGGATCTGGTTGGTGGATGAACAAATGTCATGCTGGCCACCTCAATGGAGTTTATTATCAAG GTGGCACTTACTCAAAAACATCTACTCCTAATGGTTATGATAATGGCATTATTTGGGCCACCTGGAAATCCCGGTGGTATTCAATGAAGAAAACCACCATGAAGATAATCCCATTTAACAGAATTGCCATTGGAGAAGGACAGCAGCACCATCTGGGGGGAGCCAAACAGGTCGGAGCAGAACATCATGTTGAAATAGAATATGACTAA